The following proteins are co-located in the Haloprofundus halophilus genome:
- a CDS encoding molecular chaperone TorD family protein, whose amino-acid sequence MATDDDDRIGGVARTGELADDLDVDIGARGAIYALLARLFTEADEELYAALSDGTVTAEVAALLDRTALDVEPPDLTVEEDRADLSARYNDLFVVGYSEVVDKTDGTVYNEGPPVSLYESDYRPNVSWNDVNLDLARAYEYFGCRVDQEVRRNHDHLRLELEFMGYLCRREAAVDPVVTAARLEFHDRHLRVFAEGVVETLGSEPGTGLYGRLGDFLDRFTAADVDDLAADVDDLAADVGDREEGT is encoded by the coding sequence GTGGCGACCGACGACGACGACCGAATCGGGGGCGTCGCCCGGACGGGCGAACTGGCCGACGACCTCGACGTCGACATCGGCGCTCGCGGGGCCATCTACGCGCTGCTGGCGCGGCTGTTCACCGAGGCCGACGAGGAGTTGTACGCCGCGCTCTCCGACGGGACGGTCACCGCCGAGGTCGCCGCGCTCCTCGACCGGACGGCTCTCGACGTCGAGCCGCCGGACCTCACCGTCGAAGAGGACCGGGCGGACCTCTCGGCGCGGTACAACGACCTGTTCGTCGTCGGCTACTCGGAGGTCGTCGACAAGACGGACGGTACCGTCTACAACGAGGGACCCCCCGTCTCGCTGTACGAGTCCGACTACCGGCCGAACGTCTCCTGGAACGACGTCAACCTCGACCTGGCGCGGGCGTACGAGTACTTCGGCTGCAGGGTCGACCAGGAGGTTCGTCGCAACCACGACCACCTGCGACTCGAACTGGAGTTCATGGGGTATCTCTGTCGCCGCGAAGCCGCCGTCGACCCCGTTGTCACGGCCGCGCGTCTTGAGTTCCACGACCGTCACCTCCGGGTGTTCGCCGAGGGAGTGGTCGAGACCCTCGGGTCGGAGCCAGGGACCGGCCTGTACGGCCGCCTCGGCGATTTTCTCGACCGGTTCACCGCCGCCGACGTGGACGACTTGGCCGCCGACGTGGACGACTTGGCCGCCGACGTGGGCGACCGGGAGGAAGGGACGTGA
- a CDS encoding helix-turn-helix domain-containing protein codes for MPRAKLDVKLPDGVWISDLSRDLPETTFRVLAALPGDESGVGLLEVVGSDLAGTIREMESLDGVTDIEPLESTERSVLVQFSTTQPLLLLSLREVGLPFELPIDIEAGRATLEVVAPHEQLSMLRTQFEQFGMSFDVVYLYESVDSEQLLTERQRELLVAALRNGYYDTPRTCTLTELAEEVGAAKSTVSESLHRAEEKVIKQFAERIPQWNAPSDAA; via the coding sequence ATGCCCCGAGCAAAACTCGACGTCAAACTCCCGGACGGTGTCTGGATCAGCGACCTTTCGCGCGACCTCCCCGAGACGACGTTCCGGGTTCTCGCCGCGCTCCCCGGCGACGAGAGCGGAGTCGGTCTACTCGAAGTGGTCGGCTCCGACCTCGCGGGAACTATCCGAGAGATGGAGTCGTTGGACGGCGTCACCGATATCGAACCGCTCGAGAGCACCGAGCGATCGGTCCTCGTGCAGTTCTCGACGACGCAGCCGCTCTTGCTCCTCTCGCTGCGAGAGGTTGGACTCCCGTTCGAGCTACCCATCGACATCGAAGCGGGGCGGGCTACGCTCGAGGTGGTCGCACCGCACGAACAGCTGTCGATGCTACGCACGCAGTTCGAACAGTTCGGCATGTCGTTCGACGTCGTCTACCTCTACGAGTCGGTCGACTCGGAACAGCTTCTGACCGAGCGACAGCGAGAACTGCTGGTCGCCGCGCTCCGGAACGGGTACTACGACACGCCCCGCACCTGCACCCTCACCGAACTCGCCGAGGAAGTCGGAGCCGCGAAATCGACGGTCAGCGAGTCGCTCCATCGCGCCGAGGAGAAAGTCATCAAACAGTTCGCCGAGAGGATTCCCCAGTGGAACGCGCCGTCGGACGCCGCCTGA
- a CDS encoding phosphate ABC transporter permease, with the protein MSNEPSSERPSTGEEPGATVRTNSQSSRNRDWPRSAVGRDRLVLAASVAALGTVAFATTIGVVRNLPARPLAVPGPLHSLAVDGTPVVVAVALVAVALATRRDEVRVGFLFAGVFGLLATVGEGATLPAVAAVVFGGALALFGALGRPATYREGRRVVIGALVIAGIAVSLASNTGVLGAGFRGVGGLLALGGLAALGVRAEGDRVALLAGGLAVALVVYASVTRPFAVGSGLLVGFAVVDVPHLFVALALGGGTAAAVGGLRRREYGSATGTGLLLLAGVPATLPRATAVLLGATLALTSTGRLAGEDSREWNAKGGPE; encoded by the coding sequence GTGAGCAACGAACCGTCTAGCGAGCGGCCGAGCACGGGCGAAGAGCCCGGAGCGACCGTACGAACAAACTCGCAGAGTAGCCGCAACCGGGACTGGCCGCGTAGTGCCGTCGGTCGTGACCGTCTCGTCCTCGCAGCCAGCGTCGCAGCGCTTGGGACGGTCGCGTTCGCGACGACCATCGGCGTCGTTCGGAACTTACCCGCTCGACCGCTCGCCGTCCCGGGGCCCCTCCACTCGCTTGCGGTCGACGGGACGCCCGTCGTCGTCGCGGTGGCCCTCGTCGCGGTCGCACTGGCCACCCGACGGGACGAAGTCCGCGTCGGATTCCTCTTCGCCGGCGTGTTCGGGCTGTTGGCGACGGTCGGCGAGGGCGCGACCCTGCCGGCGGTCGCCGCCGTCGTCTTCGGCGGCGCCCTCGCGTTGTTCGGGGCCCTCGGCCGGCCCGCGACCTATCGCGAGGGGCGTCGAGTCGTCATCGGAGCGCTCGTCATCGCCGGCATTGCCGTCTCGTTGGCGAGCAACACCGGCGTGCTCGGGGCGGGGTTCCGCGGGGTCGGGGGGCTCCTCGCGCTCGGTGGCCTCGCGGCCCTCGGCGTCCGTGCTGAGGGCGACCGGGTCGCGCTCCTCGCCGGGGGTCTGGCGGTCGCCCTCGTCGTCTACGCGAGCGTTACGCGACCGTTCGCCGTCGGGAGCGGCCTGCTGGTGGGGTTCGCCGTCGTCGACGTGCCTCACCTGTTCGTCGCACTCGCACTCGGTGGGGGGACGGCCGCGGCGGTCGGCGGGCTCCGCCGCCGTGAGTACGGCTCGGCGACGGGTACCGGGCTCCTCCTGCTCGCGGGCGTCCCGGCGACGCTGCCGCGAGCGACGGCGGTGCTGCTAGGTGCGACGCTGGCGCTCACCTCGACCGGTCGGCTCGCCGGCGAGGATTCACGTGAGTGGAACGCGAAGGGTGGTCCGGAATGA
- the nirK gene encoding copper-containing nitrite reductase, with translation MTYTTTRRRVLQGMAVGTAGALAGCTVGSPTNDLQVSGPLDVGIDEPSLGAAKPVDVDRVAADPRDVPKPITRSEPATIPVELETREVVAEIEPGVTFTYMTFNDQVPGPFIRTRVGDTVELTVRNHESSTMAHNVDFHAVRGPGGGAEATTVNPGEEKHLRFKVTFPGAFVYHCAVANVDYHISSGMFGLILVEPEEGLPEVDREFYLGQMEVYTNGTAGDEGHHEFDFEKMAAENPTYVLINGEKQAIGPQNYDEMRVRTDETVRIYYAVGGPNLFSSFHAIGGVWDEVYAQGALASEPQRYVQTTPVLAGSAAVVTAQFPVPGDYKLVDHALSRVARKGALAVLSAEGPANDELFDPEE, from the coding sequence ATGACGTACACCACCACTCGACGCCGCGTATTGCAAGGGATGGCCGTCGGTACCGCCGGCGCACTCGCGGGTTGTACCGTCGGCTCGCCGACGAACGACTTGCAGGTATCGGGGCCGCTCGACGTCGGTATCGACGAGCCGTCACTCGGGGCCGCGAAGCCAGTCGACGTCGACCGCGTCGCCGCCGACCCGCGGGACGTCCCGAAGCCGATCACTCGGTCGGAGCCGGCGACGATACCCGTGGAACTGGAGACTCGGGAGGTCGTCGCGGAGATCGAACCCGGCGTCACGTTCACGTACATGACGTTCAACGACCAGGTCCCCGGCCCGTTCATCCGGACGCGCGTCGGCGACACGGTCGAGCTAACCGTCCGAAACCACGAGAGCAGCACGATGGCGCACAACGTCGACTTCCACGCCGTCCGCGGTCCGGGCGGCGGGGCGGAGGCGACGACGGTCAACCCCGGCGAGGAGAAGCACCTGCGGTTCAAGGTGACCTTCCCGGGTGCGTTCGTCTACCACTGCGCCGTGGCGAACGTCGATTACCACATCTCGTCGGGGATGTTCGGCCTGATCCTCGTCGAACCCGAGGAGGGGCTGCCCGAGGTCGACCGGGAGTTCTACCTCGGACAGATGGAGGTGTACACGAACGGGACCGCCGGTGACGAGGGCCACCACGAGTTCGACTTCGAGAAGATGGCCGCCGAAAATCCGACGTACGTCCTCATCAACGGCGAGAAGCAGGCCATCGGCCCGCAGAACTACGACGAGATGCGCGTTCGCACCGACGAGACGGTACGCATCTACTACGCCGTCGGCGGACCGAACCTCTTCAGCAGTTTCCACGCCATCGGCGGCGTCTGGGACGAGGTGTACGCGCAGGGCGCACTCGCCTCAGAACCGCAGCGCTACGTTCAGACGACGCCCGTTCTGGCCGGCAGCGCCGCCGTGGTTACGGCTCAGTTCCCGGTGCCCGGCGACTACAAGCTCGTCGACCACGCGCTCTCGCGGGTGGCTCGAAAGGGTGCGCTCGCGGTACTCAGCGCGGAGGGTCCGGCGAACGACGAACTGTTCGACCCCGAGGAGTGA
- a CDS encoding metal-dependent transcriptional regulator yields MQPASAETGRQETFESSTAAVERGTGRYLVAIYWATTATDGRVRTGDVSCRLGVAPASVTEMFAKLTDAGFVRYERYDGVELTERGERLAQRLAWRQCVVETFFCRETGAPLESDVAYDLAYALPIAGIERLNARVRTPCPHACQSVAGGVDACHLAARFC; encoded by the coding sequence ATGCAACCAGCATCGGCCGAGACCGGACGACAGGAGACGTTCGAGAGTTCCACTGCCGCGGTTGAGAGAGGTACTGGGCGGTATCTCGTGGCGATCTACTGGGCGACGACAGCGACGGATGGTCGGGTCCGAACCGGAGACGTGAGCTGCCGCCTCGGCGTCGCTCCGGCGAGCGTCACGGAGATGTTCGCGAAACTCACCGATGCGGGGTTCGTGCGATACGAACGGTACGACGGCGTCGAGTTGACCGAGCGCGGCGAACGGCTTGCGCAGAGACTCGCGTGGCGGCAGTGCGTCGTAGAGACGTTCTTCTGTCGCGAAACCGGAGCTCCGCTGGAATCGGACGTCGCTTACGACCTCGCGTACGCGCTCCCGATAGCGGGTATCGAGCGGCTGAACGCCCGCGTTCGCACTCCGTGTCCTCACGCCTGCCAATCCGTCGCAGGCGGTGTAGACGCGTGTCACCTCGCTGCCCGATTTTGCTGA
- a CDS encoding HEAT repeat domain-containing protein, which yields MRDPDEATDGPTDPRVHPEQSPGFGEEPGGLADIEVSRDVTLGEATPRELQATDLGPVADHSAAELIEELASGDRVERRRAALALGEERPSTGVLDALVEIGLADEDSDVRQFAVESLGNLGGDGASEKVSERSGRAARQALADEDPWVRAEATVALDRIDRIAHEQHLETLLEDDHHAVRRNAAISLFKIHGADTLETLLDLSYDDSERVREWAAHLLAGVDDERAERRLEEIAANEDEPKVVRSTAMRSLDIDAGKFRRQFTGGIENDSADLPGESRLNRRPDL from the coding sequence ATGAGAGACCCCGACGAGGCGACCGACGGTCCGACGGATCCCCGCGTCCACCCGGAGCAGAGCCCGGGCTTCGGCGAGGAACCCGGTGGGTTGGCGGACATCGAGGTGAGCAGGGACGTGACGCTGGGCGAGGCGACGCCGCGGGAACTTCAGGCGACGGATCTGGGGCCGGTCGCCGACCACTCCGCCGCGGAACTGATCGAGGAACTGGCGTCGGGCGACCGCGTCGAGCGTCGACGAGCGGCGCTCGCGCTGGGCGAGGAGCGACCGTCGACGGGCGTCTTGGACGCGCTCGTCGAGATCGGACTCGCGGACGAGGATAGCGACGTCAGGCAGTTCGCCGTCGAGTCCCTCGGCAATCTCGGCGGCGACGGTGCGAGCGAGAAGGTGAGCGAGCGCTCCGGAAGGGCCGCCCGACAAGCCCTCGCTGACGAGGACCCCTGGGTCCGTGCGGAGGCGACAGTGGCGCTGGATCGTATCGACCGAATCGCCCACGAGCAACACCTCGAAACGTTACTCGAGGACGACCACCACGCCGTTCGGCGGAACGCGGCCATCTCTCTGTTCAAGATTCACGGTGCGGACACGTTAGAGACGCTGCTCGACCTCTCGTACGACGACAGCGAGCGAGTGCGAGAGTGGGCCGCCCACCTGCTGGCCGGCGTCGACGACGAGCGAGCGGAACGGCGACTGGAGGAGATAGCCGCCAACGAGGACGAACCGAAGGTCGTCCGAAGCACCGCGATGCGGTCGCTGGACATCGACGCCGGCAAGTTCCGGCGACAGTTCACCGGCGGCATAGAGAACGACAGCGCGGACCTGCCCGGCGAGAGCCGGCTCAACCGGCGACCGGACCTCTAA
- a CDS encoding ethylbenzene dehydrogenase-related protein has product MERRPALLAALLAASLVVTTLAAPALVSARPAYEIPVADVDDGATLDTADGEEWTQAPSAGVPLSSSGAAVPGGDESTVDEVRVASARTDERLYLRVSWADPTRDTAAGDVRQFADAVAVQVPVNESARPPIAMGSTDNRVNVWYWNGLNVSQELLAGGPGTTTVLDDSDLESNATYRDGRWYVVLSRPLTDSSDDRTTFSTERDVDVAVAVWNGSSMERSGAKATSEWYYLALGPGPEGPPYETILWLVAGLGMVFTTLVTIEGIRRTRGE; this is encoded by the coding sequence ATGGAACGTAGACCGGCGCTCTTGGCGGCGTTGCTCGCCGCCAGCCTCGTGGTTACGACGCTCGCCGCGCCGGCGCTGGTGTCGGCCCGGCCGGCCTACGAGATCCCGGTGGCGGACGTAGACGACGGAGCCACGCTGGACACGGCCGACGGCGAGGAATGGACCCAAGCCCCGTCCGCCGGCGTGCCCCTCAGCAGTTCCGGTGCGGCCGTCCCCGGCGGTGACGAGAGTACGGTCGACGAGGTACGCGTCGCCAGTGCGCGGACCGACGAACGGCTGTACCTCCGCGTGTCCTGGGCCGACCCGACGCGGGATACCGCCGCCGGCGACGTGCGCCAGTTCGCCGACGCGGTCGCCGTCCAGGTGCCCGTCAACGAGAGCGCGCGGCCGCCGATCGCCATGGGTAGCACCGACAACCGGGTCAACGTCTGGTACTGGAACGGGCTGAACGTCAGCCAGGAACTGCTGGCCGGGGGACCGGGGACGACCACGGTCCTCGACGACAGCGACTTAGAGAGCAACGCGACGTACCGCGACGGTCGCTGGTACGTGGTGCTGTCGCGGCCGCTGACCGACTCCAGTGACGACCGGACGACCTTCTCCACCGAACGGGACGTCGACGTCGCCGTCGCCGTCTGGAACGGTTCGAGCATGGAGCGCTCCGGCGCGAAAGCCACCAGCGAGTGGTACTATCTCGCGCTCGGGCCGGGTCCAGAGGGGCCGCCGTACGAGACGATTCTCTGGCTCGTCGCCGGCCTCGGGATGGTCTTCACGACGCTGGTCACCATCGAGGGAATCCGCCGAACGAGGGGTGAGTGA
- a CDS encoding halocyanin domain-containing protein has product MTTSAANQTPACSRRTLLRAGAGVTLGAAALGAVSEPARAASDPDEFEAWFENVDNYDGIVDERGNSTVTVTVGAPGNGGDFAYEPAAVRVDPGATVVWEWTGAGGVHNVLAEDDAYESEMLDEAGATFEQTFDNEGISRYSCLPHVSMGMKGAVVVGGVGAGDAPPEVDYGDWFDRVDNFDGTVDMTGQDAVRIAVGAAGNGGNFAFEPAAVRIDPGTTVVWEWTGEGDAHSLASVDGNFEADLVEAAGSTFALRFDGVGISKYTCPSHAPEAMRGAIVVGDPMAGLVDVPMTTALTGAGILGAALSPLAFAAFLALRGTGEDPSEETVNSDRR; this is encoded by the coding sequence ATGACCACAAGTGCAGCGAATCAGACTCCCGCTTGCAGCCGACGGACGCTCCTTCGGGCCGGCGCCGGAGTGACGCTCGGAGCCGCCGCCCTCGGCGCGGTCTCGGAACCGGCGAGAGCCGCGAGCGACCCCGACGAGTTCGAGGCGTGGTTCGAAAACGTCGACAACTACGACGGAATCGTCGACGAGCGGGGCAACTCCACCGTCACGGTCACCGTCGGAGCGCCGGGCAACGGCGGTGACTTCGCGTACGAACCCGCGGCCGTGCGCGTCGACCCCGGAGCGACGGTGGTCTGGGAGTGGACCGGAGCGGGCGGCGTCCACAACGTGCTCGCCGAGGACGACGCCTACGAGAGCGAGATGCTCGACGAGGCGGGCGCGACGTTCGAGCAGACGTTCGACAACGAGGGAATCAGCCGCTACTCGTGTCTCCCGCACGTGTCGATGGGGATGAAAGGCGCCGTCGTCGTCGGCGGCGTCGGCGCCGGCGACGCGCCGCCGGAGGTCGACTACGGAGACTGGTTCGACCGTGTCGATAACTTCGACGGGACGGTCGATATGACCGGCCAGGACGCGGTTCGTATCGCGGTCGGGGCGGCGGGCAACGGCGGTAACTTCGCGTTCGAGCCGGCGGCGGTCCGCATCGACCCCGGGACGACGGTCGTCTGGGAGTGGACAGGGGAAGGCGACGCACACAGCCTCGCGTCCGTCGACGGAAACTTCGAGGCCGACCTGGTGGAGGCGGCGGGGTCGACGTTCGCGCTCCGATTCGACGGCGTCGGCATCAGCAAGTACACCTGTCCATCTCACGCCCCGGAGGCGATGCGCGGCGCCATCGTCGTCGGGGATCCGATGGCGGGCCTCGTCGACGTTCCGATGACGACCGCGCTCACAGGTGCCGGCATCCTCGGCGCTGCGCTCTCGCCGCTGGCGTTCGCGGCGTTTCTCGCACTTCGGGGAACTGGGGAGGACCCGTCAGAAGAGACGGTAAACTCGGACCGTCGGTAA
- a CDS encoding P-loop NTPase, which yields MAQDDQRTDETDDQDSEEITSIDVDEVETALRQVRDPEADVTVFEAGLIDDIRAHDGHLTIDADLSDFPPQEAQSVTETLMRAVSDVPGVARAHVEHVKSRPEMEGRAVGIGTADRVIAVASAKGGVGKTTVATSLACALAADGRDVGLFDADIHGPNVPELLSVSGPVYSDEDGNPIPVDADGLEVMSVGLLSSSAPLAWRGAMAHDALSELFEETAWSEPDTVVLDLPPGTGDVALTTLQDVPVDGVVFVTTPFHAAVSDTHRSLQLFEENDVPVLGVVVNMGEFVCEECGHPHELFEGADPVAALEVPVLAEIPFTPTMQETPRPTPDGVTEYARELGTAVQDRIEEIWSVDVPTGAVDLRGVPPEKRRERVREAFEGVQTGEQFFVISDRDPTPVREYLQKVIGEEGELESFQVKRQNPETWMARTQRP from the coding sequence ATGGCACAGGACGACCAACGCACCGACGAAACGGACGACCAGGATAGCGAAGAAATCACATCTATCGACGTGGACGAGGTCGAGACTGCGTTGCGGCAGGTCCGCGACCCGGAGGCCGACGTGACCGTCTTCGAGGCCGGCCTGATAGACGACATCCGGGCACACGACGGCCACCTCACCATCGATGCCGACCTGAGCGACTTCCCGCCCCAGGAAGCCCAGTCGGTGACAGAGACGTTGATGCGCGCGGTCTCGGACGTGCCCGGCGTCGCGCGCGCCCACGTCGAGCACGTCAAGTCGCGGCCGGAGATGGAGGGCCGAGCGGTCGGCATCGGTACTGCGGATCGCGTAATCGCCGTCGCCAGCGCGAAAGGCGGCGTCGGCAAGACGACCGTCGCAACGTCGCTGGCCTGTGCCCTCGCAGCGGACGGCCGAGACGTCGGGCTGTTCGACGCGGATATCCACGGCCCGAACGTTCCGGAGTTACTGTCGGTCAGTGGGCCGGTCTACTCCGACGAGGACGGCAACCCGATTCCGGTCGACGCCGACGGCCTCGAAGTGATGAGCGTCGGGCTGTTGTCTTCGAGCGCACCGCTGGCCTGGCGCGGGGCGATGGCCCACGACGCCCTCTCGGAACTATTCGAGGAGACCGCTTGGTCGGAGCCCGACACCGTCGTGCTGGACCTACCGCCGGGGACCGGAGACGTCGCGCTCACGACGCTTCAGGACGTCCCCGTCGACGGTGTCGTCTTCGTTACGACGCCGTTCCACGCCGCTGTATCCGATACGCATCGCTCCCTCCAATTGTTCGAGGAGAACGACGTCCCGGTGCTCGGCGTCGTCGTGAACATGGGCGAGTTCGTCTGCGAGGAGTGTGGCCACCCCCACGAGCTGTTCGAGGGTGCGGATCCAGTAGCGGCCTTGGAGGTGCCGGTGCTCGCGGAGATTCCGTTTACGCCGACGATGCAGGAGACGCCGCGACCGACGCCGGATGGAGTGACCGAGTACGCGCGGGAGTTGGGGACCGCAGTGCAGGACCGAATCGAAGAGATCTGGTCCGTGGACGTGCCAACGGGGGCCGTCGATCTGCGCGGTGTGCCGCCGGAGAAACGCCGTGAGCGCGTGAGAGAGGCGTTCGAGGGCGTGCAGACCGGCGAACAGTTCTTCGTCATCAGCGACCGCGATCCGACACCAGTGCGAGAGTATCTGCAGAAGGTGATCGGCGAGGAGGGCGAACTGGAGTCGTTCCAGGTGAAACGACAGAATCCGGAGACGTGGATGGCACGGACGCAGCGGCCGTAG
- a CDS encoding CGCGG family putative rSAM-modified RiPP protein: protein MTSVTHDEVEPITDRVHHNSWSANLEKPQHAADRELVVAQAKDAVEHTASDHHVNLVTHGDHGHPETYLFAELEAAFGDDATWEYVEQCGCGGHVTRVHVQ from the coding sequence ATGACATCAGTCACTCACGACGAGGTCGAACCCATCACGGACCGCGTCCACCACAACTCGTGGTCGGCGAACCTCGAGAAGCCGCAGCACGCCGCCGACCGCGAACTCGTGGTCGCTCAGGCGAAGGACGCAGTCGAGCATACGGCCTCGGACCACCACGTGAATCTGGTGACGCATGGCGACCACGGGCATCCGGAGACGTACCTGTTCGCGGAACTGGAAGCTGCGTTTGGAGACGACGCGACGTGGGAGTACGTCGAGCAGTGCGGGTGCGGCGGGCACGTGACGCGCGTCCACGTCCAGTAG
- a CDS encoding MoaD/ThiS family protein, which translates to MSKQAAESGSLGRQRLTTVHVRPTGHVRTAIGEPSFEYTFEGETLREFLAALFEEYDVEEMLIAETVADATAHGWAKPPEKLPGAWRKNPEGEQTRAFARVCVNGRFNEHLDGLDTELSDGDRVALMYPFIFCC; encoded by the coding sequence ATGAGCAAGCAAGCAGCCGAGAGTGGTTCACTCGGGAGACAGCGTCTGACGACCGTTCACGTTCGACCGACCGGACACGTGCGTACCGCTATCGGGGAGCCGTCCTTCGAGTACACGTTCGAGGGGGAGACGCTCCGAGAGTTCCTCGCGGCGCTCTTCGAGGAGTACGACGTGGAGGAGATGCTGATCGCAGAGACGGTAGCGGACGCGACGGCTCACGGGTGGGCCAAACCGCCCGAAAAACTCCCCGGAGCCTGGCGGAAGAACCCCGAGGGCGAGCAGACGCGGGCGTTCGCTCGCGTCTGCGTAAACGGTCGGTTCAACGAGCACCTAGACGGGTTGGACACAGAACTGTCGGACGGTGACCGGGTCGCGCTCATGTATCCGTTCATATTCTGCTGTTGA
- a CDS encoding DUF2249 domain-containing protein: MTTLDVRDVPPAERHPKILHAFAALEPGEALELVNDHEPKPLFYEMQAEVAEFDAAGYESEQRSPEEWVARFPKKPATRVRSLDELESTPHANVFPGEEPKTVRLRLAAGERVPAHSHPDRQIVVYLVSGRLALDLDEETLGLEPGDVVRFDGDREVSPRAVTDSTALLVLATRSSEDG; the protein is encoded by the coding sequence ATGACGACACTCGACGTTCGTGACGTGCCGCCGGCCGAGCGCCACCCGAAGATTCTGCACGCGTTTGCCGCGCTCGAACCCGGTGAGGCGCTCGAACTGGTGAACGACCACGAACCGAAGCCGCTGTTTTACGAGATGCAGGCCGAGGTGGCGGAGTTCGACGCCGCCGGCTACGAATCGGAACAACGAAGCCCGGAGGAGTGGGTCGCCCGGTTCCCGAAGAAGCCCGCGACCCGGGTTCGCTCGCTCGACGAGTTGGAGAGCACCCCGCACGCGAACGTCTTTCCGGGCGAGGAGCCGAAGACGGTCCGGCTCCGTCTCGCCGCGGGCGAGCGCGTGCCGGCGCACAGCCATCCCGACCGCCAGATCGTCGTCTACCTCGTCTCCGGTCGCTTGGCTCTGGATCTCGACGAGGAGACGCTCGGACTCGAACCGGGTGACGTCGTTCGGTTCGACGGCGACCGCGAGGTGTCACCGCGCGCGGTGACCGACTCCACCGCCCTGCTCGTGCTCGCTACGCGGAGTTCCGAAGACGGCTGA
- a CDS encoding DUF2249 domain-containing protein — translation MSTDTPADATRRLDVRTIDGEPFSDIMSALSGLDDDETLLLVNSFEPKPLYVVLKNKGFDYESNQIGPEEWHVRITRT, via the coding sequence ATGAGTACAGATACTCCGGCCGACGCGACCCGACGACTCGACGTGCGAACCATCGACGGTGAACCGTTCAGCGACATCATGAGTGCGCTCTCCGGTCTCGACGACGACGAGACTCTCCTCTTGGTCAACAGCTTCGAGCCGAAGCCGCTCTACGTAGTCTTGAAAAACAAGGGGTTCGACTACGAATCGAATCAGATTGGACCCGAGGAGTGGCACGTCAGAATCACACGGACGTGA
- a CDS encoding DUF2249 domain-containing protein — MNGKSGWLDPLSDTSAPLDGPYEVLDVRELGPPHPLKQTLERLAELDGDIVLVQVNDRAPQHLFPRLRKRGYEFVTVDDGDAVVTAIWRLPAESDSAPVRTVSEHNRH; from the coding sequence ATGAACGGGAAATCCGGTTGGCTCGACCCGCTCAGCGACACGAGTGCTCCACTCGACGGACCGTACGAGGTGCTCGACGTTCGGGAACTCGGACCGCCTCACCCGCTCAAGCAAACACTCGAACGTCTCGCGGAACTGGACGGCGACATCGTACTCGTACAGGTCAACGACCGCGCCCCGCAACACCTGTTTCCGAGGCTTCGGAAGCGCGGATACGAGTTCGTCACCGTCGACGACGGAGACGCCGTCGTGACTGCGATCTGGCGTCTCCCCGCGGAGTCGGACTCCGCTCCAGTTCGGACGGTATCCGAACATAATCGGCACTAA